The following are encoded together in the Primulina tabacum isolate GXHZ01 chromosome 18, ASM2559414v2, whole genome shotgun sequence genome:
- the LOC142533855 gene encoding uncharacterized protein LOC142533855 produces the protein MQIRHPEVMSPDVSLMDRHFYTSMSVLAEEKDNVFNTKLVGMRRHDPNFKDLNEEIELILINAARLLSIVGNNPHPEMPWNIKLHDEFSAKIIHEDSGAFVLAVARYSLSRKSEQLVLTLDDRIVSEFRYFLAYNMFLNDWSLL, from the exons ATGCAGATCCGACATCCTGAAGTGATGTCGCCAGATGTGTCGTTGATGGACAGACATTTCTACACTTCGATGTCAGTATTGGCCGAAGAGAAAGATAACGTTTTCAACACGAAACTGGTGGGGATG CGAAGGCACGATCCCAACTTCAAAGATCTGAATGAGGAAATAGAGCTTATACTTATAAACGCTGCTCGTCTGCTATCCATTGTTGGGAACAACCCACACCCCGAGATGCCATGGAATATAAAACTACATGATGAATTCAGTGCCAAGATTATACA TGAAGATTCCGGAGCATTTGTGTTAGCTGTTGCTAGATACTCTTTGTCTAGGAAGAGTGAGCAATTAGTACTAACTTTAGATGATAGAATAGTATCTGAGTTTAGATATTTTTTAGCTTATAATATGTTCCTTAATGATTGGTCATTGTTGTGA